In Haloplanus rubicundus, one DNA window encodes the following:
- a CDS encoding L-threonylcarbamoyladenylate synthase — protein MSITDAAAAVRRGEAVVYPTETVYGLGADATDPDAVERVFDLKGRPRENPLSLGVSSVDAALDYTRPTEREERFMRRFLPGPVTVVVERRPSLPDVLTAGRERVGVRVPDHETALALLERAPPLTATSANRSGAPSVTRVADLDDRIREGVAVVVDGGETPGTESTVVDPGEGVVHRRGAMADEIEAWLQAQ, from the coding sequence ATGAGCATCACCGACGCTGCGGCCGCCGTCCGTCGGGGTGAAGCCGTCGTCTACCCGACCGAGACGGTGTACGGTCTCGGCGCCGACGCCACCGACCCCGACGCGGTCGAACGCGTCTTCGACCTGAAGGGCCGGCCGCGGGAGAACCCGCTCTCGCTCGGCGTCTCCTCCGTCGACGCCGCCCTCGACTACACCCGACCGACGGAGCGCGAAGAGCGGTTCATGCGCCGCTTCCTCCCCGGCCCCGTGACCGTCGTCGTCGAGCGCCGCCCCTCGCTCCCCGACGTCCTCACCGCCGGCCGGGAGCGCGTGGGCGTCCGCGTCCCCGACCACGAGACGGCGCTCGCCCTGCTCGAACGGGCGCCGCCGCTGACCGCCACCAGCGCCAACCGCTCCGGGGCGCCGAGCGTCACCCGCGTCGCCGACCTCGACGACCGGATTCGGGAGGGCGTCGCCGTCGTCGTCGACGGCGGCGAGACGCCCGGAACGGAAAGCACCGTCGTCGATCCCGGCGAGGGCGTCGTCCACCGCCGCGGCGCGATGGCCGACGAGATCGAGGCGTGGCTACAGGCCCAGTAA
- a CDS encoding redoxin domain-containing protein codes for MVEFDVVPLPETDHVAEGDRAPDFTRPLVNDEFWEDTSLSELTDEGPVCLVFYPMDGAFPATYIWNELRDRAFDDLLTVVGVSISTPYAHKRLVAERGMNYDLFADPANGVAEAYGIAHDLDGMAGVSEPRPATFLLDEDRTVQYAWVAEEWPDFPPYDDLEREIRALVD; via the coding sequence ATGGTCGAGTTCGACGTCGTCCCTCTGCCCGAAACCGACCACGTCGCCGAGGGCGACCGCGCCCCCGACTTCACCCGCCCGCTCGTCAACGACGAGTTCTGGGAGGACACCTCCCTCTCCGAGTTGACCGACGAGGGTCCCGTCTGTCTCGTCTTCTACCCCATGGACGGCGCCTTCCCCGCGACGTACATCTGGAACGAACTCCGTGACCGCGCGTTCGACGACCTGCTCACCGTCGTCGGCGTCTCCATCTCGACGCCGTACGCCCACAAGCGACTCGTCGCCGAACGCGGGATGAACTACGATCTCTTTGCCGACCCCGCCAACGGCGTCGCCGAGGCGTACGGCATCGCCCACGACCTCGACGGGATGGCCGGGGTCTCCGAACCCCGCCCGGCCACCTTCCTGCTCGACGAGGATCGCACCGTCCAGTACGCGTGGGTCGCCGAGGAGTGGCCCGACTTCCCCCCGTACGACGACCTCGAACGCGAGATTCGGGCGCTCGTCGACTGA
- a CDS encoding glutathione S-transferase N-terminal domain-containing protein — translation MPASDPPITLYRLQACPYCERVVRVLQDLDLDYTSRFVEPMHSERNVVKRVAGSRPVPAIVDERTGVTMSESANVVEYLESTYGSGLVDGGAD, via the coding sequence ATGCCAGCGAGCGATCCGCCGATCACCCTGTATCGACTGCAGGCCTGTCCGTACTGCGAGCGTGTCGTCCGGGTGCTTCAGGACCTCGACCTCGACTACACCTCTCGGTTTGTCGAGCCCATGCACTCCGAACGGAACGTCGTCAAGCGGGTCGCCGGCTCCCGCCCCGTCCCCGCCATCGTCGACGAACGCACCGGCGTCACCATGTCCGAGTCGGCGAACGTCGTCGAGTATCTCGAATCCACGTACGGCTCCGGGCTCGTCGACGGGGGTGCCGACTGA
- a CDS encoding hemolysin family protein has product MGLSSTASAAGAGSVAQLTEFVPLTDTTVTIAGSLAILVLIALSAFFSSSEIAMFSLARHRVESLVEEGVPGAAVVQELKSDPHRLLITILVGNNIVNIAMSSIATGLFAIYLSQGQAVLAATFGITTLVLLFGESAPKSYAVENTESWALRIASPLKYSELALLPLVVVFDHLTRIVNRVTGGRSAIETTYVTRDEIQNMIQTGEREGVIEEEEREMFQRIFRFNRTIAKEVMTPRLDMTAVPKDATLDEAIETCVQSDHERIPVYEGNLDNIIGIVTLRDLIREKDYGAGATDLTDVVQPTLHVPESKNVDELLEEIQDNRMRMVIVIDEFGTTEGLITLEDMVEEIVGDILEGDEEEPFEFVEDDVVIVRGEVNIDEVNETLDLDLPEGEEFETLAGFIFNRAGRLVEEGEQIEYDSITIRIEQVDNTRIMKARLTIHDDDDTEAEEPVDEPEPEE; this is encoded by the coding sequence ATGGGTTTGTCGTCGACAGCGAGCGCCGCCGGAGCCGGAAGCGTGGCGCAACTCACCGAATTCGTGCCACTGACGGACACGACCGTCACCATCGCCGGCTCGCTAGCGATCCTGGTATTGATCGCGCTGTCGGCGTTTTTCTCCTCCTCCGAGATCGCGATGTTCTCGCTGGCCCGCCACCGGGTCGAGTCGCTCGTCGAGGAGGGCGTCCCCGGAGCCGCGGTAGTCCAGGAACTGAAATCCGACCCACACCGGCTCCTGATCACGATCCTCGTCGGCAACAACATCGTCAACATCGCGATGTCCTCCATCGCGACCGGACTCTTCGCCATCTACCTCTCGCAGGGGCAGGCCGTCCTCGCGGCGACGTTCGGGATCACGACGCTCGTGCTCCTGTTCGGGGAGAGCGCACCCAAGTCCTACGCGGTCGAGAACACGGAGTCGTGGGCGCTCCGGATCGCGAGCCCGCTCAAGTATTCGGAGCTGGCCTTGCTCCCGCTGGTCGTCGTCTTCGATCACCTGACCCGCATCGTCAACCGGGTGACTGGCGGGCGCTCGGCCATCGAGACGACGTACGTCACCCGGGACGAGATCCAGAACATGATCCAGACCGGGGAGCGCGAGGGCGTGATCGAGGAGGAGGAACGCGAGATGTTCCAGCGCATCTTCCGGTTCAACCGCACCATCGCCAAGGAGGTGATGACCCCCCGACTCGACATGACGGCCGTGCCGAAAGACGCCACGCTCGACGAGGCCATCGAGACCTGCGTCCAGAGCGATCACGAGCGTATCCCCGTCTACGAGGGGAACCTCGACAACATCATCGGCATCGTCACCCTTCGCGACCTCATCCGTGAGAAGGATTACGGCGCGGGGGCGACCGACCTGACGGACGTCGTCCAGCCGACCCTCCACGTCCCCGAGTCGAAGAACGTCGACGAACTGCTGGAGGAGATCCAGGACAACCGGATGCGCATGGTGATCGTCATCGACGAGTTCGGCACGACGGAGGGGCTGATCACGCTGGAGGACATGGTCGAGGAAATCGTCGGCGACATCCTCGAGGGCGACGAGGAGGAGCCGTTCGAGTTCGTCGAGGACGACGTGGTGATCGTCCGCGGCGAGGTCAACATCGACGAGGTGAACGAGACGCTCGATCTCGACTTGCCGGAAGGCGAGGAGTTCGAGACGCTCGCGGGCTTCATCTTCAACCGCGCTGGCCGCCTCGTCGAGGAGGGCGAGCAGATCGAGTACGACAGCATCACCATCCGGATCGAGCAGGTGGACAACACCCGTATTATGAAGGCACGGCTCACGATCCACGACGACGACGATACGGAGGCCGAGGAACCGGTCGACGAACCGGAGCCCGAGGAGTGA
- a CDS encoding inorganic phosphate transporter encodes MVATGTLLTFVVAALASLFMAWAIGAGSSGSTPFAAAVGANAISVMRAGFVVGLLGFAGAVLQGANVTEAVGTQLIGGVSLTATAAIVGLLTAAGLVAVGVFTGYPIATAFTVTGAVVGVGLALGGDPAWAKYRQIATLWVLTPFVGGGIAYTTARLLRSPRVPERYAISVLGGLVGALVATIEFSLLGPAGESASIAAALGADLPVGASVVAAVCALLVVAVLYRGLVTDPEATQRRFLLSLGGLVAFSAGGSQVGLAIGPLVPLLDDFAVPLPAVLAGGGIGLLLGSWTGAPRMIKALAQDYSSLGPRRSIAALIPSFAIAQAAVAFGIPVSFNEIVVSAIIGSGYAAGGGGVSRRKMLYTVLAWIGSLVLALALSYGIFTAIDVVVA; translated from the coding sequence ATGGTCGCCACCGGCACACTGCTGACGTTCGTCGTCGCCGCCCTCGCCAGCCTCTTCATGGCCTGGGCCATCGGCGCCGGCTCCTCGGGATCGACGCCTTTCGCCGCCGCCGTCGGCGCGAACGCCATCTCCGTGATGCGGGCCGGCTTCGTCGTCGGCTTGCTCGGCTTCGCCGGCGCGGTGTTACAGGGAGCGAACGTCACCGAGGCGGTCGGCACCCAGCTCATCGGGGGCGTCTCGCTCACCGCCACCGCGGCCATCGTCGGCCTGCTCACCGCCGCGGGGCTCGTCGCCGTCGGCGTCTTCACCGGCTACCCCATCGCCACGGCCTTCACCGTCACCGGCGCCGTCGTCGGCGTCGGTCTCGCCCTCGGCGGCGACCCCGCGTGGGCGAAGTACCGACAGATCGCGACGCTGTGGGTCCTCACCCCCTTCGTGGGCGGCGGCATCGCGTACACCACCGCCCGGCTCCTCCGGTCGCCGCGCGTCCCCGAACGCTACGCCATCTCGGTTCTCGGCGGCCTCGTGGGCGCCCTCGTCGCCACCATCGAGTTCAGCCTCCTCGGGCCGGCCGGCGAGTCGGCGTCCATCGCGGCCGCCCTCGGCGCCGACCTCCCGGTCGGGGCGAGCGTCGTCGCGGCCGTCTGTGCGCTCCTCGTCGTCGCCGTCCTCTACCGCGGTCTCGTGACCGATCCGGAGGCCACACAGCGGCGCTTTCTCCTCTCGCTCGGCGGCCTCGTCGCCTTCTCGGCCGGCGGGAGCCAGGTCGGCCTCGCCATCGGCCCGCTCGTGCCGCTGCTCGACGACTTCGCGGTTCCGCTCCCCGCGGTGCTCGCCGGCGGCGGGATCGGACTCCTGCTCGGCTCCTGGACCGGCGCCCCGCGCATGATCAAGGCGCTCGCACAGGACTACTCCTCGCTCGGCCCCCGTCGCTCCATCGCGGCGCTCATCCCCTCCTTCGCCATCGCGCAGGCGGCCGTCGCCTTCGGCATCCCCGTCTCGTTCAACGAAATCGTCGTCTCGGCGATCATCGGCTCCGGCTACGCCGCCGGCGGTGGCGGGGTCAGCCGCCGGAAGATGCTCTACACGGTTCTCGCCTGGATCGGTTCGTTGGTCCTCGCACTCGCGCTCAGCTACGGCATCTTCACGGCTATCGACGTCGTGGTCGCGTAA
- a CDS encoding DUF7859 family protein: protein MQASVLQLSGLLEDPIFLGLVALMLLLVFFGYLLVRRTLLSLREGYDEGYR from the coding sequence ATGCAGGCGTCCGTTCTCCAGCTCTCCGGCCTCCTCGAGGACCCCATCTTCCTCGGGTTGGTGGCGCTGATGCTCTTGCTCGTCTTCTTCGGCTACCTGCTCGTCCGCCGAACGCTCCTCTCGCTCCGCGAGGGGTACGACGAGGGGTATCGCTGA
- a CDS encoding metallophosphoesterase has protein sequence MLVVCSDTHGTDDARLTGRTREAVDAADLVIHAGDFTTTAVLDEFRDHAARLVAVHGNADTAAVRDRLLSAATTTYAGVRVAVTHTERGGATALSLFGRQRGAALVVSGHTHRPTVDTPEAGPALLNPGSHADPRGNRPGHAELWPAGSDDAPDGVDAPVDAETGLVGVVRTPDGEVIRRFRVPPV, from the coding sequence ATGCTCGTCGTCTGCTCCGACACGCACGGCACCGACGACGCCCGCCTGACCGGCCGCACCCGCGAGGCCGTCGACGCCGCGGACCTCGTGATCCACGCCGGCGACTTCACCACGACCGCTGTCCTCGACGAGTTCCGGGACCACGCCGCGCGACTCGTCGCGGTCCACGGCAACGCCGACACCGCCGCGGTGCGGGACCGTCTCCTCTCGGCCGCGACGACGACGTACGCCGGCGTCCGGGTCGCCGTCACCCACACCGAACGCGGCGGCGCGACGGCCCTCTCCCTGTTCGGCCGGCAACGTGGGGCCGCCCTCGTCGTCTCCGGGCACACCCACCGGCCGACGGTCGACACGCCCGAGGCGGGGCCGGCGCTCCTCAATCCGGGGAGTCACGCCGATCCACGGGGGAATCGTCCCGGCCACGCCGAACTGTGGCCGGCGGGGAGCGACGACGCGCCCGACGGGGTCGACGCTCCCGTCGACGCGGAGACGGGTCTCGTCGGCGTCGTTCGCACCCCGGACGGCGAGGTGATTCGCCGGTTCCGCGTGCCGCCGGTCTAA
- a CDS encoding cation diffusion facilitator family transporter — translation MAGSKSVVLAALVANGAIAVLKFLAFLLTGSPSMLSETYHSISDTGNQVFLLIGIRYSGKAPSRAHPFGYGKAQFFYSFLVSVLLFGIAGWESLKHGVEAIRSGHAASPGTVTLAGVTFDTVYVSVAVLLGAIAFETYAFVKANAELRRQMEAYGWANLVEAFRSTSDVTTLTAFTEDAIALGGAALALVGIVLTRVTGNHIYDAVAAALIGLLLMGFALALAWENKRLLLGESAPKELEADFQSIMRDHPGVTHVDRFRTMFVGPKGILVAADVSFDPELVTDDIDADISRIEEKLRARDDRVRFVYVEPEL, via the coding sequence ATGGCTGGTAGCAAGTCGGTGGTTCTGGCCGCCCTCGTCGCGAACGGCGCCATCGCCGTCCTGAAGTTCCTCGCCTTTCTCCTCACCGGGAGCCCCTCGATGCTCTCGGAGACGTACCACTCCATCTCCGATACGGGCAACCAGGTGTTTCTCCTGATCGGCATCCGCTACAGCGGGAAGGCGCCGAGCCGTGCGCACCCCTTCGGCTACGGCAAGGCGCAGTTCTTCTACAGCTTTCTCGTCTCCGTCCTCCTGTTCGGCATCGCGGGGTGGGAGAGCCTGAAACACGGCGTCGAGGCCATCCGCTCCGGCCACGCCGCCAGCCCGGGGACCGTCACCCTCGCGGGCGTCACCTTCGACACCGTCTACGTGAGCGTCGCCGTCCTGCTCGGCGCCATCGCGTTCGAGACGTACGCGTTCGTGAAGGCGAACGCCGAACTCCGGCGACAGATGGAGGCGTACGGCTGGGCGAACCTCGTCGAGGCGTTCAGGTCGACCAGCGACGTGACGACGCTCACCGCCTTCACGGAGGACGCCATCGCCCTCGGCGGGGCGGCGCTCGCCCTCGTCGGCATCGTCCTCACACGCGTGACGGGGAACCACATCTACGACGCCGTCGCCGCGGCGCTCATCGGCCTCCTCCTGATGGGCTTCGCGCTCGCGTTGGCGTGGGAGAACAAGCGGCTCCTGCTCGGCGAGAGCGCACCGAAGGAGCTGGAAGCCGACTTCCAGTCGATCATGCGCGACCACCCGGGCGTGACCCACGTCGACCGCTTCCGGACGATGTTCGTCGGACCGAAGGGTATCCTCGTCGCCGCCGACGTGAGCTTCGACCCGGAGCTCGTGACCGACGACATCGACGCCGACATCAGCCGGATCGAGGAGAAACTGCGTGCGCGCGACGACCGGGTGCGGTTCGTCTACGTCGAACCGGAGCTCTAG
- a CDS encoding threonine aldolase family protein, with product MFDIDLRSDTVTRPSDAMRDAARDADVGDDVYGDDPTVNDLERRAAALVGCEDALFVPTGTMGNQIAAQVHADPGSEVVADADAHVVRWELGGLARNAGLQTRTLDAENGIFTPEQIHAVCHDADLHRPGTGLVCLENTHNARGGLAVPVDRIRAVADAAGAHDVPVHLDGARLFNACVALDVDPAEMVAPVDSVLFCLSKGLGAPVGSILAGSEAFIDEARRLRKLHGGGMRQVGIIAAPGLLALENRDRLAEDHANAARLAAGLDALDDLSVPTPETNIVVVDVSAAPFDASAFVDACADRGVGCGAIDDAHVRFCTHRDVDRAAVETALDRIETI from the coding sequence ATGTTCGATATCGACCTGCGATCCGACACGGTCACCCGCCCCTCCGACGCGATGCGCGACGCCGCACGCGACGCCGACGTGGGCGACGACGTGTACGGCGACGACCCCACGGTGAACGACCTCGAACGTCGTGCGGCCGCCCTCGTCGGCTGCGAGGACGCCCTCTTCGTCCCGACGGGGACGATGGGCAACCAGATCGCAGCCCAGGTTCACGCCGACCCCGGCAGCGAAGTCGTCGCCGACGCCGACGCCCACGTCGTCCGCTGGGAACTCGGCGGTCTCGCCCGCAACGCCGGCCTCCAGACCCGCACCCTCGACGCCGAAAACGGGATTTTCACCCCCGAGCAGATCCACGCTGTCTGTCACGACGCGGACCTCCACCGCCCCGGCACCGGTCTCGTCTGTCTGGAGAACACGCACAACGCCCGCGGCGGCCTCGCGGTTCCGGTCGACCGGATTCGCGCCGTCGCCGACGCCGCGGGCGCCCACGACGTGCCCGTCCACCTCGACGGCGCCCGTCTGTTCAACGCCTGCGTCGCCCTCGACGTCGACCCCGCGGAGATGGTCGCGCCCGTCGACTCCGTCCTCTTCTGTCTCTCGAAGGGTCTCGGCGCCCCCGTCGGCTCCATCCTCGCCGGGAGCGAGGCCTTCATCGACGAGGCGCGTCGGCTGCGCAAACTCCACGGCGGCGGGATGCGGCAGGTGGGCATTATCGCCGCCCCCGGCCTCCTCGCGCTGGAGAACCGGGACCGGCTGGCCGAGGACCACGCGAACGCCGCCCGCCTCGCCGCGGGGCTGGACGCCCTCGACGACCTGTCGGTCCCGACGCCGGAGACGAACATCGTCGTCGTCGACGTCTCTGCCGCCCCGTTCGACGCCTCGGCGTTCGTCGACGCTTGCGCCGACCGCGGGGTGGGCTGTGGCGCCATCGACGACGCGCACGTCCGGTTCTGTACCCACCGCGACGTGGACCGCGCGGCCGTCGAGACGGCGCTGGATCGGATCGAAACGATCTAG
- a CDS encoding GYD domain-containing protein, translated as METYISLVSYTGEGVQHMDESPDRLDDARGVVESMGGELTHFFLTMGQYDAVAIMEMPDAETATQAGITISGGGAIRTETLRAFPEDEYRELIAGLP; from the coding sequence ATGGAGACGTACATCAGCCTCGTGAGCTACACGGGCGAGGGCGTACAGCACATGGACGAGAGCCCGGACCGACTCGACGACGCGCGGGGGGTGGTCGAGTCGATGGGTGGGGAACTGACCCACTTCTTCCTCACGATGGGGCAGTACGACGCCGTCGCGATCATGGAGATGCCGGACGCGGAGACGGCGACGCAGGCCGGAATCACCATCTCCGGCGGGGGTGCGATCCGCACGGAGACGCTGCGGGCGTTCCCCGAGGACGAGTACCGCGAGTTGATCGCGGGGCTCCCGTAG
- a CDS encoding aminopeptidase, producing MDPRIRTHAEIIVDHSTRIESGDNVVISMPAAAEDLAVALHEVLGDRGANPVYVNNSERAARAYLRASDEEDFETPSHQLAMFEEADAFVIARGGENVSEQSDVTPETNAAYRRAMRPVLDERLGKRWCLTQFPSSGHAQLAGMSSEAYENFVWDAVTLDWDEQRDHQAQMVEILDGADEVRIESGDETDVTMSVAGNPTINDYGEHNLPGGEVFTAPVTESVEGYVHFDMPLYRKGKEIEDARLRFENGKVVGHSAERNEDVLTGILETDEGARYLGELGIGMNRSIDQFTYNMLFDEKMGDTVHMAVGNAYADTVGEENERNESAEHVDMIVDMSEDSVIEVDGEVVQRNGTFVFEDGFE from the coding sequence ATGGACCCGCGCATTCGCACGCACGCGGAGATCATCGTCGATCACTCGACGCGCATCGAGTCGGGCGACAACGTGGTCATCAGCATGCCGGCGGCCGCCGAGGACCTCGCCGTCGCGCTCCACGAGGTGCTGGGCGACCGGGGCGCCAATCCGGTCTACGTGAACAACTCCGAGCGCGCGGCGCGGGCGTACCTCCGTGCGAGCGACGAGGAGGACTTCGAGACGCCGAGCCACCAACTCGCGATGTTCGAGGAGGCGGACGCGTTCGTCATCGCCCGCGGCGGCGAGAACGTCTCGGAACAGAGCGACGTGACGCCCGAGACCAACGCCGCCTACCGGCGGGCGATGCGGCCCGTCCTCGACGAGCGGCTGGGCAAGCGCTGGTGTCTCACGCAGTTCCCCTCCTCCGGCCACGCCCAGCTCGCGGGGATGAGCAGCGAGGCCTACGAGAACTTCGTCTGGGACGCGGTGACGCTGGACTGGGACGAACAGCGCGACCACCAGGCCCAGATGGTGGAGATTCTGGACGGCGCCGACGAGGTGCGGATCGAGAGCGGCGACGAGACGGACGTGACGATGTCCGTCGCGGGCAACCCGACGATCAACGACTACGGCGAGCACAACCTCCCCGGCGGCGAGGTGTTCACGGCGCCGGTCACGGAGTCGGTCGAGGGGTACGTCCACTTCGACATGCCCCTGTACCGCAAGGGCAAGGAGATCGAGGACGCCCGCCTCCGGTTCGAGAACGGGAAGGTGGTCGGCCACAGCGCCGAGCGCAACGAGGACGTGCTGACCGGCATCCTGGAGACGGACGAGGGCGCGCGCTACCTCGGCGAACTCGGCATCGGGATGAACCGCTCCATCGACCAGTTCACGTACAACATGCTGTTCGACGAGAAGATGGGCGACACCGTCCACATGGCCGTGGGCAACGCCTACGCCGACACCGTGGGCGAAGAAAACGAGCGCAACGAGAGCGCCGAACACGTCGACATGATCGTCGACATGTCCGAGGACTCGGTGATCGAAGTGGACGGCGAAGTCGTCCAGCGGAACGGGACGTTCGTGTTCGAGGACGGGTTCGAGTAA
- a CDS encoding AzlD family protein, whose translation MTDPFALAPRTVGVVLAMAAVTYLTKAGGLWALGHVDLPDDAETALDALPGAVVVSILAPAVATAGPPTWVAAGVVVVAVRRTGNVLVALLLGVGAVVLVRGAL comes from the coding sequence GTGACTGATCCGTTCGCCCTCGCGCCACGGACCGTCGGCGTCGTCCTCGCGATGGCCGCCGTCACCTACCTGACCAAGGCCGGCGGCCTCTGGGCGCTGGGTCACGTCGACCTGCCCGACGACGCGGAGACGGCGCTCGACGCCCTGCCGGGTGCCGTCGTCGTCTCGATTCTCGCACCCGCCGTCGCCACCGCCGGCCCGCCGACGTGGGTCGCGGCGGGTGTCGTGGTCGTCGCCGTCCGCCGGACCGGCAACGTGCTGGTCGCGCTCCTCCTCGGCGTCGGCGCGGTGGTGCTCGTGCGTGGCGCGCTGTAG